A single window of Undibacterium sp. 5I1 DNA harbors:
- the soxR gene encoding redox-sensitive transcriptional activator SoxR — protein sequence MKKSTENLISIGDLAKRSGLAASALRYYEEQGLITSSRNAGQQRQFPKEVLRRVAFIRAAQTAGLSLSEIKSALASLPEQRTPTKQDWEKLSSSWQTTLQQRIDALVALRDKLTSCIGCGCLSLKSCSLYNPGDVAAQRGNGARYLNGDTAIK from the coding sequence GTGAAAAAATCAACCGAGAATCTGATTAGCATTGGTGACTTGGCGAAACGCTCTGGACTCGCAGCTAGTGCATTACGATATTACGAAGAACAAGGATTGATCACCAGCTCACGCAATGCGGGGCAACAAAGACAGTTTCCAAAAGAAGTATTGAGGCGTGTCGCTTTTATTCGTGCCGCGCAAACTGCGGGTCTGAGCCTGAGCGAAATCAAATCAGCATTAGCGTCACTGCCCGAACAACGCACACCGACAAAACAAGATTGGGAAAAATTGTCATCCTCATGGCAAACGACACTCCAGCAGCGCATAGATGCCTTAGTTGCGCTACGGGACAAACTCACGTCCTGCATAGGCTGCGGCTGCCTCTCACTGAAATCCTGCTCGCTGTATAACCCAGGCGACGTTGCGGCTCAACGTGGTAACGGTGCGCGTTATTTAAACGGAGATACAGCAATAAAATGA
- a CDS encoding efflux RND transporter periplasmic adaptor subunit gives MKRNKIMNLGFGIVITIIVVCAISYIITSVEATEKKTDSPATLSAGSKSDVKPDTGKISYPHNAPQLSSIKVAAVSEVSIPIAEAMNGKIAYDENVTARVSSPVLGRVLSSHVEAGDKVAKNQSLAELDSPDLATADADWAKAKADEQRKKLAFDRAKNLFEHEVIARKDFESAEADFLQAVAETKRCSLHMRNLNAVGNENGKFSLKAPIAGLVADKQINPGMEVRPDAPNSLFVISDLSKLWVLIDVPERYIASIHPGQKMAMSFDAYPDQLFDATVDRVGLALDPNTRRIQVRGVLSNHDQKLRPEMFARISFLSDSDKKAIKVPNTSLIAEGLYSYVFVEKKEGEFQKQRVNVVRRGQKNSYVDSGLNAGQRIVTEGSLLLNAEVASHAQ, from the coding sequence ATGAAGCGCAATAAAATAATGAATTTAGGTTTTGGTATTGTAATAACCATCATCGTAGTTTGTGCCATCAGCTATATCATTACCTCCGTTGAAGCAACAGAGAAAAAAACTGATTCGCCAGCTACTTTATCAGCTGGATCGAAGTCAGATGTAAAGCCCGATACAGGGAAAATTAGTTACCCCCACAATGCACCTCAACTGTCTTCAATCAAAGTGGCCGCCGTCAGCGAAGTTAGTATTCCAATCGCGGAGGCGATGAATGGCAAAATAGCCTACGACGAAAACGTCACCGCACGAGTAAGCTCCCCCGTTCTTGGACGCGTATTGTCATCGCATGTTGAAGCAGGTGACAAAGTAGCAAAGAACCAATCACTGGCTGAACTGGACTCACCAGATTTAGCCACTGCAGATGCCGACTGGGCTAAAGCAAAAGCGGATGAGCAACGTAAGAAATTAGCCTTTGACCGGGCAAAAAATCTGTTCGAGCACGAAGTCATTGCGCGCAAAGATTTTGAATCCGCCGAAGCCGATTTTTTACAAGCCGTAGCAGAAACTAAGCGGTGCAGCCTGCATATGCGCAACCTGAACGCAGTCGGTAACGAAAACGGCAAGTTCTCATTAAAAGCGCCGATCGCTGGCCTGGTTGCAGACAAACAAATCAATCCCGGTATGGAGGTGCGTCCTGATGCACCAAATTCATTATTCGTGATTAGTGATTTAAGCAAACTGTGGGTCTTGATTGATGTACCTGAACGTTACATCGCCAGCATTCATCCAGGCCAAAAAATGGCAATGTCATTTGATGCCTATCCAGATCAATTGTTCGACGCCACAGTAGATCGGGTCGGCTTAGCATTGGACCCGAACACCAGACGCATACAAGTGCGCGGCGTATTATCTAATCACGATCAAAAACTACGTCCTGAGATGTTCGCCCGAATTTCTTTTCTCAGTGACAGCGACAAAAAAGCCATCAAGGTGCCGAATACAAGCCTGATCGCGGAGGGGCTTTATAGCTATGTCTTTGTTGAGAAAAAAGAAGGTGAATTCCAAAAACAGCGTGTCAACGTTGTTCGACGTGGCCAGAAAAATAGCTATGTCGATAGCGGCTTAAATGCGGGTCAACGGATAGTCACTGAAGGCAGCTTGTTACTCAATGCTGAGGTGGCTTCTCATGCTCAATAA
- a CDS encoding outer membrane beta-barrel protein: MQKMLSLAFVAATTLAFNNIALAQSGAAEGCPENSASKSFSERFSTTYSDYLKWNGDPADAAPSWRKDVQAPPVSSPPYPFATWPIGGSETIGYDNQYYGPLMDTIYCGPNGKAWKDSRITVYGWIAPSYNISTSKSKFNFATGTGGNYPAAYDYAANSFQLNQVAVYVERVPDVVQKDHNDWGFRVTGLYGTDYKYTFSKGVFSDQYTDKGRKYGFDPVMMYGEWYTPFVADGMNVRVGRYISVPDIEAQLAPNNYTFTHSLLYAVDPYTQQGIVATVKLNKNWLIQGEVSAGNDIAIWNKAERQFTPAACLGWTSDTANDNFYACLNGAHPILGNNGKFGWNNLQHEVVTWYHKFNENWHMSSEYWRMFQNDTPNVNDVTGAGPALLAARYGNLKYGAPSGAQCGPNDGATCKSHEWAFVNYIGYQVSPRDSVTFRTDVLDDTTGQRTGFKTRYYEFGLGWQHWIGKAITIRPELRYERSTDIDAYDNPTATAGAGKFNQTMFAIDAVIHF, encoded by the coding sequence ATGCAAAAAATGTTGTCACTCGCATTCGTTGCGGCTACTACCTTAGCCTTCAACAATATTGCGTTAGCACAGAGTGGTGCAGCAGAGGGATGCCCAGAAAATTCTGCTTCAAAGAGTTTCTCAGAGAGGTTTAGCACAACCTATAGCGACTACCTGAAATGGAATGGCGATCCTGCTGACGCAGCCCCGAGCTGGCGCAAAGATGTGCAGGCACCTCCCGTGTCCAGCCCACCGTATCCATTCGCAACTTGGCCGATTGGTGGTTCTGAAACGATTGGTTATGACAACCAATACTATGGCCCGCTAATGGACACAATTTATTGTGGTCCAAATGGAAAAGCCTGGAAAGATTCGCGCATTACTGTCTATGGCTGGATAGCACCTAGTTACAACATTAGTACATCAAAATCAAAATTTAATTTTGCAACTGGCACTGGCGGAAATTACCCTGCTGCTTACGACTATGCAGCTAATTCGTTTCAATTGAATCAAGTTGCAGTCTATGTTGAGCGTGTGCCTGACGTAGTACAAAAAGATCACAACGATTGGGGTTTTCGTGTGACTGGTTTGTACGGTACTGACTATAAATATACTTTCTCCAAAGGCGTATTTAGCGATCAATACACAGATAAAGGCCGGAAATACGGCTTTGATCCAGTCATGATGTATGGCGAGTGGTATACCCCATTTGTTGCAGATGGGATGAATGTACGTGTAGGTCGCTATATTTCTGTACCAGATATTGAGGCGCAGCTTGCACCGAACAATTACACCTTTACCCACTCCTTACTTTACGCGGTTGATCCTTATACGCAACAAGGTATTGTTGCGACAGTCAAACTAAACAAAAATTGGCTGATTCAAGGTGAAGTCTCTGCCGGTAATGACATCGCGATCTGGAATAAAGCTGAACGTCAGTTCACGCCAGCAGCTTGCTTGGGCTGGACGTCTGATACAGCCAACGATAACTTCTATGCTTGTTTGAATGGCGCGCATCCTATCTTGGGAAATAACGGAAAATTTGGCTGGAATAATCTTCAGCACGAAGTCGTTACCTGGTATCACAAGTTCAATGAAAATTGGCATATGTCTAGTGAGTACTGGAGAATGTTCCAGAACGATACGCCCAACGTGAATGACGTAACAGGTGCGGGACCGGCGTTGTTGGCTGCACGCTATGGCAACTTAAAATATGGTGCTCCATCGGGTGCGCAATGCGGACCTAATGACGGTGCGACTTGTAAATCGCATGAATGGGCTTTCGTCAACTATATTGGTTATCAGGTTTCTCCGCGTGATTCAGTCACCTTCCGTACGGATGTATTGGATGACACAACTGGTCAGCGTACGGGCTTCAAAACCCGTTACTACGAATTTGGCTTGGGCTGGCAACATTGGATCGGTAAAGCGATCACTATTCGCCCAGAACTTCGTTATGAGCGTTCTACAGATATTGATGCATACGATAATCCAACTGCGACAGCAGGTGCGGGCAAATTTAATCAAACAATGTTTGCGATAGATGCCGTAATCCATTTCTAA
- a CDS encoding TolC family protein, giving the protein MISFNTWQAQCAVVLMGVATMGLAAPISAQANLIDSATSYSTPNSPVSSLYEEQNIVSSLPRLTLQQALEYALQHNRDLKLGNIAIDTASAMKTIASAPPNPMLTLQTAGINPKLGIGAGKPKDKTVDSTIRVDQLIERGGKRDLRIENAGYLETAAHQDWHDVRRQTKQIVSAAYFDLIAAQHKLRIANETRDLFSITQAAAEKRKKAGDIAGADAARIRVDALRAENDARQAASDLLHAQTNLISLLGLTVSANSVHAVDDWPAQILPEVQDKLDLVIQKRPDVLAAKARLDAALAARKLALAARTRDISVGVQFEHYPVSASNPQGSGNSFGIGVQIPLFTRYEFQGEIRVAESAVDAANESLEKTKEAARNELVLLIESAQASKEMTARFQGELLSAARNSAEAAEFAFKNGALGVMDVLDARRTYRAIEMDAINAQADFAKVQAALRISIEEEEKK; this is encoded by the coding sequence ATGATTTCGTTCAACACATGGCAAGCCCAGTGTGCCGTCGTTTTAATGGGTGTTGCTACGATGGGTCTTGCAGCCCCCATATCAGCGCAAGCAAATTTAATCGATAGCGCCACTTCTTACTCCACTCCAAATAGTCCTGTCTCGTCATTGTATGAAGAGCAAAACATTGTGTCGTCACTGCCACGATTGACTTTACAGCAGGCACTGGAATATGCACTACAGCACAACCGTGACCTAAAACTTGGCAACATTGCGATTGATACCGCCAGCGCGATGAAAACGATAGCGTCAGCACCGCCTAATCCCATGCTGACGCTGCAGACCGCTGGTATTAATCCCAAGCTGGGGATCGGTGCAGGCAAGCCTAAAGACAAAACGGTCGACAGTACGATCAGAGTAGATCAATTAATAGAGCGAGGCGGCAAACGTGATTTACGGATTGAGAATGCCGGCTATCTGGAAACCGCAGCACACCAAGACTGGCACGATGTCCGCAGACAAACCAAGCAAATCGTCAGCGCAGCCTATTTTGATCTGATAGCAGCACAACATAAACTACGCATTGCCAACGAGACCAGAGATTTGTTCTCTATCACACAAGCCGCCGCAGAAAAGAGAAAGAAAGCTGGTGATATCGCAGGAGCAGACGCTGCCAGAATCCGGGTAGATGCCTTGCGCGCCGAGAACGACGCACGACAAGCAGCATCCGATCTGCTGCATGCACAAACGAATCTGATTTCTTTATTAGGTCTAACAGTATCTGCTAACAGCGTGCATGCTGTCGATGATTGGCCCGCACAAATACTGCCTGAGGTGCAGGATAAGCTGGATCTGGTCATACAAAAACGTCCTGATGTATTGGCTGCAAAAGCGCGGCTAGATGCGGCACTGGCTGCACGTAAGCTGGCACTGGCAGCAAGAACCAGAGATATCTCTGTCGGCGTTCAGTTTGAACATTACCCGGTTAGCGCCAGCAATCCTCAAGGCTCAGGTAACAGTTTCGGCATTGGCGTACAGATTCCTTTGTTTACCCGCTATGAATTTCAGGGCGAAATACGCGTAGCAGAGAGCGCAGTAGATGCCGCCAATGAGAGCTTAGAAAAAACCAAAGAAGCAGCTCGCAATGAGCTAGTACTTTTAATCGAATCTGCCCAGGCATCGAAAGAAATGACCGCACGTTTTCAGGGTGAATTATTAAGCGCTGCCCGCAATTCTGCCGAGGCGGCGGAATTCGCCTTTAAAAATGGTGCACTTGGTGTAATGGATGTGCTTGATGCAAGGCGAACTTATCGCGCCATTGAGATGGATGCGATTAATGCCCAAGCTGACTTCGCCAAAGTACAAGCTGCCCTACGTATCAGCATAGAGGAAGAAGAAAAGAAATGA
- a CDS encoding CusA/CzcA family heavy metal efflux RND transporter, whose translation MLNKFVDFVLTQRVFVLVLTVALVVFGYRALGNLPIEAFPDVQDVQVQIVTQFPGQAAEEVERAITLPIEREMSGVPGQTQVRSVSIIGLSVVTITFNDGTDDYFARQQVLEKLQGVTLPNGIQSSIAPLTTSVGEIYRYVIDAPAGMSENDIRTLQDWVVRPELRIVSGVADVVSFGGTVKEYQVQVDPNALRRYGITLDQVNQALANNNVNVGGGAIRRGDETLIVRGVGLFNNKEDIGRVIVNAKNGKTVLLSDVADVEIGSRPRSGNISYNQGDSYVLGIVQMVKGGNAAKIITDLKKKIEVVNTKLPKGVRLHQIYDRTELLNHTVKTVFENLVVGAVLVMTILILFLRNWRAALIVVTVIPLSLLCAFIMLDLKGIPANLISLGAVDFGIIIDSAVVLVEALMVRLALKHHDLEHQSNLFLWRKQVLKKTVVEMGHPILFAKAIIILAFIPIFTFQRVEGKIFSPVALTLSFAMLGALILTMTLIPTLLALTMKRHSLAEKHSNWMQAIQDWYRKLLYKADGQKRTVMIVSCIVLAITLLLAPRLGSEFLPKLDEGNIWLTVSLPPSTALEKTREVERQVRAILLSYPEVSTVVSQVGRPDDGTDPKGPNSMEILVDLKPHDQWKFADKESLIESMTAKIGTLPGVPTNFSQVIQDNVEEALSGVKGEIAVKIFGPDLDILTQKSEQISGILKGIRGASDVDAIKSGGQTQLNIVIDREKIARLGINVSDVNNTIQTALADTPVSTFYEDDKRFDITIRLKAAYRESIDGIGSLQINLPNGAGTIDLADLARIEVRQGAARISREAGGRNASVKANLLGRDQGSFVAEAQQKVAEQVNLPTGYYIVWGGQFENQQRAVKRLEIIVPITIFLIFALLFWAFRSIRMAMLILMMVPFTMIGGIAGLALAGLHFSVSAAVGFIAVAGISVQNGVIMLEQILEFEKTSRADFSSAIEGAVSRLRPILMTALMAGLGLLPAALSHGIGSETQRPFAVVIVGGIVSATFFTLLLLPLSYSLFKDKVKEEE comes from the coding sequence ATGCTCAATAAGTTTGTTGATTTTGTTCTGACTCAGCGCGTATTTGTATTAGTACTGACAGTAGCGCTAGTTGTATTTGGCTATCGCGCACTAGGCAACTTACCGATTGAAGCCTTCCCCGATGTGCAGGATGTACAAGTACAAATTGTCACTCAATTCCCGGGACAAGCGGCGGAAGAAGTTGAGCGAGCCATCACCTTACCGATAGAGCGCGAGATGAGTGGTGTGCCAGGCCAGACTCAAGTACGCTCGGTATCGATTATCGGTCTGTCGGTTGTTACCATTACCTTTAATGACGGTACGGACGACTACTTTGCGCGCCAGCAAGTACTGGAAAAATTACAAGGCGTAACACTACCGAATGGCATTCAGTCCAGCATTGCACCGTTAACGACCTCGGTTGGTGAAATCTATCGTTATGTGATTGATGCACCGGCAGGCATGTCAGAAAACGACATCCGCACTTTACAAGATTGGGTCGTCAGGCCTGAATTAAGAATCGTCTCAGGTGTTGCAGATGTCGTCAGTTTTGGTGGCACTGTAAAAGAATACCAAGTCCAGGTAGATCCTAATGCCTTACGACGTTATGGCATCACTCTAGACCAAGTCAATCAAGCACTGGCAAATAATAATGTTAACGTTGGTGGCGGCGCTATTCGTCGTGGTGACGAAACGCTGATCGTCCGCGGAGTCGGCTTATTCAACAATAAAGAAGATATTGGTCGCGTCATTGTCAATGCAAAAAACGGCAAGACAGTATTACTCTCGGATGTAGCCGATGTAGAAATTGGTAGCCGCCCACGCTCTGGCAACATCTCTTATAACCAAGGTGACAGCTATGTTCTTGGCATCGTGCAAATGGTCAAAGGCGGTAACGCGGCCAAGATCATTACTGATCTGAAGAAAAAAATTGAAGTCGTCAATACCAAGTTGCCAAAAGGTGTACGTCTGCATCAGATCTATGATCGTACCGAGCTACTCAACCATACGGTCAAAACAGTATTTGAAAACTTAGTCGTCGGTGCGGTATTAGTGATGACGATATTGATCCTGTTTTTACGCAATTGGCGCGCTGCGTTAATCGTGGTAACGGTGATACCGCTATCCCTACTATGCGCTTTTATCATGCTCGATCTAAAAGGGATTCCTGCCAACCTGATTTCTTTGGGGGCAGTAGACTTTGGGATCATCATCGATAGTGCGGTCGTGCTGGTCGAAGCATTAATGGTGAGGCTGGCCCTGAAACACCATGATTTAGAACATCAGAGTAATCTCTTCCTCTGGCGCAAACAGGTACTGAAAAAAACCGTGGTTGAAATGGGACACCCTATTCTGTTTGCCAAAGCCATCATCATTCTGGCGTTTATTCCAATTTTTACTTTCCAGCGGGTTGAAGGAAAAATCTTCTCACCTGTCGCCTTAACGTTAAGCTTTGCAATGTTGGGTGCCTTGATTTTAACCATGACCCTGATCCCGACCTTACTGGCGCTGACGATGAAGCGTCATAGCCTGGCAGAAAAGCATAGCAACTGGATGCAAGCCATACAGGACTGGTACCGCAAGCTACTCTACAAAGCTGATGGACAAAAACGCACAGTCATGATCGTATCTTGCATCGTACTTGCGATCACTTTGTTACTGGCGCCCCGGCTTGGTAGTGAATTTTTGCCTAAGCTGGATGAAGGAAATATCTGGTTGACCGTCAGCTTACCGCCCTCCACTGCACTAGAGAAAACGCGTGAAGTAGAGCGTCAGGTCAGAGCTATTTTGCTGAGTTATCCCGAAGTCAGCACCGTGGTATCCCAAGTCGGCCGCCCAGATGATGGCACTGATCCGAAAGGTCCTAACAGTATGGAAATACTGGTTGATCTAAAACCACATGATCAATGGAAGTTCGCCGATAAAGAAAGTCTGATCGAAAGCATGACCGCCAAGATCGGGACACTACCAGGCGTGCCGACTAATTTTTCCCAAGTGATACAAGATAATGTGGAAGAAGCTCTATCGGGCGTCAAAGGTGAAATCGCGGTCAAAATTTTTGGTCCAGACTTGGATATCCTGACACAAAAGAGTGAGCAGATTTCTGGAATACTCAAAGGCATTCGTGGCGCAAGCGATGTAGATGCGATCAAAAGCGGTGGTCAAACACAACTCAATATTGTGATTGACAGAGAAAAAATTGCACGCTTAGGTATCAACGTGTCGGATGTCAATAATACGATACAGACCGCCTTAGCCGACACACCCGTCAGTACGTTTTATGAAGACGACAAACGCTTTGACATCACCATCCGATTAAAAGCTGCCTACAGAGAATCGATAGATGGCATTGGTAGTCTGCAAATCAACTTACCTAACGGTGCAGGCACGATTGATCTGGCTGATCTTGCGCGCATTGAGGTGCGGCAGGGTGCGGCACGTATCAGCCGCGAAGCTGGTGGCCGCAATGCCTCGGTCAAAGCGAATTTGTTAGGACGGGATCAAGGCAGTTTTGTAGCAGAAGCGCAGCAAAAAGTTGCTGAACAAGTCAATTTACCGACCGGTTATTACATCGTCTGGGGTGGTCAGTTTGAGAACCAGCAACGTGCAGTCAAGCGCTTAGAAATCATTGTACCAATAACGATTTTCCTAATCTTTGCATTACTGTTCTGGGCCTTTCGCTCCATCCGTATGGCAATGCTTATCTTGATGATGGTACCTTTTACGATGATAGGCGGAATCGCTGGTTTAGCACTGGCGGGTTTGCACTTCTCTGTTTCTGCTGCAGTAGGATTCATCGCAGTAGCGGGCATCTCTGTGCAGAACGGTGTGATCATGCTTGAGCAAATATTAGAATTTGAGAAAACCAGCCGTGCTGATTTTTCTAGCGCAATTGAAGGCGCAGTCAGCAGGCTCAGACCGATATTGATGACTGCGTTGATGGCAGGTTTAGGTTTATTGCCAGCCGCGTTATCGCACGGAATCGGCTCAGAAACCCAACGCCCTTTTGCAGTAGTGATTGTTGGCGGCATTGTCTCAGCAACTTTTTTTACCCTGCTGTTACTGCCGTTGAGCTACAGCTTATTTAAGGATAAAGTAAAGGAAGAAGAGTAA
- a CDS encoding questin oxidase family protein: MKKGSTESVRDYSSSELLDQLLDASAHFALASKGTTNHCPMALIALAKMGASPERLQQFFSMWQNTYALPMRMSQCKVTADNWQRQLGKVDNFMPLRAYFMTAISARSADEVLIEVLSQIPFAPATAAFHALIRLAYGLDAHHIGEIAAGLAHLMVSNLDIKIKSNQPQFAVTAEQALAQLSLLYKANPNLYVGDSIVGSLKAVVADPRFADGLYLIENQSQLLNEMMLEMTSLAIVAYWKSKNFTVLHMVTAMHAARIVFARLPQNLVVVLLPQLWVAFCAAYVSVGAPSLPSLVSAEREAELILNSLYRTSPEQA, from the coding sequence ATGAAAAAAGGTTCAACAGAATCTGTCAGGGATTACTCCTCATCTGAGCTTTTAGACCAGCTGCTGGATGCCAGTGCTCATTTTGCGTTGGCATCAAAAGGTACGACTAATCACTGTCCTATGGCATTGATCGCGTTAGCGAAGATGGGAGCCAGCCCAGAACGTTTACAACAGTTTTTTAGTATGTGGCAAAACACTTATGCGCTGCCAATGCGAATGAGTCAATGTAAAGTGACTGCTGATAACTGGCAACGGCAGCTAGGAAAAGTGGATAATTTCATGCCCTTGCGTGCTTATTTTATGACGGCGATTTCTGCCCGCAGTGCTGATGAGGTATTGATCGAAGTGTTAAGTCAGATCCCTTTTGCGCCAGCAACGGCGGCGTTCCATGCCTTGATTCGCCTCGCATATGGTTTAGATGCGCATCATATTGGAGAAATTGCCGCCGGACTGGCACATCTTATGGTGTCGAATCTGGACATTAAGATAAAGAGCAATCAGCCGCAGTTTGCTGTTACAGCGGAGCAAGCATTGGCCCAGTTGTCGCTATTGTACAAAGCCAATCCAAATCTGTATGTGGGTGATTCGATTGTCGGTAGTCTTAAAGCGGTGGTCGCCGATCCGCGCTTTGCTGATGGCCTCTACCTGATCGAAAATCAGTCTCAGTTATTGAATGAGATGATGCTTGAGATGACAAGCTTAGCAATCGTCGCCTACTGGAAAAGTAAAAATTTTACTGTGCTGCATATGGTCACGGCGATGCATGCTGCGCGTATTGTATTTGCTCGTTTGCCGCAGAATTTAGTCGTCGTCTTATTGCCGCAATTGTGGGTGGCTTTTTGTGCCGCCTATGTGTCGGTAGGAGCACCCTCGCTACCATCACTCGTTTCTGCCGAGCGTGAGGCAGAATTAATACTCAATTCGTTGTACCGAACATCTCCAGAACAAGCCTAG